A single genomic interval of Carettochelys insculpta isolate YL-2023 chromosome 28, ASM3395843v1, whole genome shotgun sequence harbors:
- the LOC142002794 gene encoding retinol dehydrogenase 8-like, whose product MAPKTVLITGCSSGIGLALAVKMARDKQKRFKVIATMRSLAKRGRLEAAAGATLNQTLEIRQLDVCDERSISSCVNSLPNRQVDILVNNAGVGLIGPIECQTLEEMKSVMETNFFGVVRMIKEVLLDMKRRRSGHIVVISSVMGLQGIMFNDIYTASKFAVEGFCESLVVQALKFNIFISLIEPGPVVTEFETKVYEDAEKADYSTTDPETADMFTNLYLKNSKAIFSSLGQTPNDIAEHTLRVISATKPPFRHQTNAVYTPMMALKHADPTGALMTDAFYKMVFKYDALMRVSLKAIRMIRWQAQKMRQGVKMLRFR is encoded by the exons ATGGCTCCCAAGACGGTGCTGATCACAGGCTGCTCTTCTGGCATCGGCTTGGCCTTGGCAGTGAAAATGGCCCGGGACAAACAGAAGCGCTTCAAAG TCATTGCCACCATGCGGAGCCTGGCCAAGAGAGGGCGtctggaagcagcagctggggccaccctcAACCAGACCCTGGAGATCAGGCAGCTGGACGTGTGCGACGAGCGATCCATCAGCAGCTGCGTCAACAGCCTCCCCAACCGGCAGGTGGACATCCTGG TTAACAACGCCGGGGTGGGGCTGATCGGCCCCATTGAATGCCAGACCCTCGAGGAAATGAAGAGCGTGATGGAGACCAACTTCTTTGGCGTGGTGAGGatgatcaaggaggtgctgctggatatgaagaggaggaggagtgggcacATTGTGGTGATCAGCAGTGTCATGGGCCTGCAAG GCATCATGTTCAATGACATCTACACAGCCTCCAAGTTTGCCGTGGAAGGGTTCTGCGAAAGCCTCGTCGTCCAGGCACTGAAGTTCAACATCTT CATCAGCTTGATAGAGCCCGGCCCAGTAGTGACAGAGTTTGAGACCAAGGTCTACGAGGATGCGGAGAAGGCAGATTACTCCACGACAGACCCGGAGACGGCAGACATGTTCACTAACCTCTACCTGAAGAACTCCAAGGCCATTTTCTCCAGCCTGGGGCAGACGCCCAATGACATAGCAGAG CACACACTGAGGGTGATCAGCGCCACCAAGCCGCCCTTCCGACACCAGACCAACGCCGTCTACACGCCTATGATGGCCCTGAAGCACGCCGACCCCACTGGGGCCCTGATGACTGACGCCTTCTACAAGATGGTCTTTAAGTACGACGCACTCATGCGTGTCAGCCTGAAGGCCATCAGGATGATCCGGTGGCAGGCCCAGAAGATGAGGCAGGGGGTGAAGATGCTTCGTTTCAGATAG